From a region of the Paenibacillus lutimineralis genome:
- a CDS encoding replicative helicase loader/inhibitor: MDRAEVIELLIVIKENYPNFDVSDDNIDRHMKYLHDFPFDVAMRNVDEHIRTNKYPPNIAEIRGSLGEQIERDRMKAATDEYFRAREKAQEQACPPPPGWKEDIFAKLRRSS, encoded by the coding sequence GTGGACAGGGCAGAGGTTATTGAATTGCTCATAGTCATCAAAGAGAATTACCCGAACTTCGATGTCAGCGACGATAATATCGATCGACACATGAAATACCTTCATGATTTTCCTTTTGACGTGGCTATGCGAAACGTGGACGAGCACATTCGGACGAATAAGTATCCGCCAAACATAGCGGAGATCCGCGGTAGTCTGGGTGAACAGATCGAGCGGGACCGGATGAAGGCTGCTACGGATGAATATTTCAGAGCACGGGAGAAAGCACAGGAACAGGCATGTCCTCCACCTCCTGGCTGGAAGGAGGATATCTTTGCAAAACTTAGACGGTCATCTTGA